From Streptomyces sp. CMB-StM0423, a single genomic window includes:
- a CDS encoding NUDIX hydrolase — protein MTVSHRPVVKRTARAVLLDGDEMLLIKRTKPGREPYWITPGGGVEPADTSVVAALHREVDEELGARVTGVVPVFVDTVPEDGRGVKVQHFFACRLASMDPARRHGPEVDEPCGEYETVRIPFTREGVDSVDVVPPSLRAYLRTNIEGVLAVLADDFG, from the coding sequence ATGACCGTGTCCCACCGGCCCGTGGTCAAGCGCACCGCCCGCGCCGTCCTCCTGGACGGCGACGAGATGCTGCTCATCAAGCGCACCAAGCCGGGCCGCGAGCCCTACTGGATCACCCCCGGCGGCGGGGTCGAGCCCGCCGACACCTCCGTCGTCGCCGCGCTGCACCGCGAGGTCGACGAGGAGCTGGGCGCCCGCGTCACCGGCGTCGTCCCCGTCTTCGTCGACACCGTCCCCGAGGACGGACGGGGCGTGAAGGTCCAGCACTTCTTCGCCTGCCGGCTGGCGTCCATGGACCCGGCCAGGCGCCACGGCCCCGAAGTCGACGAGCCCTGCGGCGAGTACGAGACGGTGCGCATCCCCTTCACCCGCGAAGGCGTCGACTCCGTCGACGTCGTACCGCCCAGTCTGCGCGCCTATCTGCGCACGAACATCGAGGGCGTCCTCGCCGTCCTCGCCGACGACTTCGGCTAG
- a CDS encoding LacI family DNA-binding transcriptional regulator, with the protein MTGSIQPQVSRPPSRKLARAGIRDVAAAAGVSITTVSDALNGKGRLPEATRRHVREVADRLGYRPSAAARALRTGKSGLIGLTVTTYGEEPFTFTEFAYFAEMARAATSAALARGYALVILPATSRHDVWSNVALDGTVVIDPAEGDPVVSEIVRQGIPVVSDGRPGGSLPVTAWVDNDHQAAVLDLLDHLAEAGARRIGLLTGTSTDTYTRLSTTAYLTWCERVGQDPVYESYPAHDPRAGAVAADRLLARPDRPDAVYGLFDPNGTDLLAATRRYGLRVPDDLMLVCCSESPGYASTDPPITTLSLKPRRIGTAVVQLLIDAIEGVDAGRPIEQVIPTDLIVRASSQRRPPRTVVSAPRRPA; encoded by the coding sequence ATGACCGGCTCGATCCAACCGCAAGTGAGCCGGCCGCCCAGCCGCAAGCTGGCGCGGGCGGGCATCCGGGATGTCGCCGCCGCCGCGGGCGTCTCGATCACCACCGTCTCCGACGCGCTGAACGGGAAGGGCCGGCTGCCGGAAGCGACCCGCCGGCACGTCCGCGAGGTCGCCGACCGCCTCGGCTACCGGCCGTCGGCCGCCGCCCGCGCGTTGCGCACCGGCAAGTCCGGACTCATCGGCTTAACGGTGACGACCTACGGGGAAGAACCGTTCACCTTCACGGAGTTCGCGTACTTCGCCGAGATGGCCCGCGCCGCGACCTCGGCCGCCCTCGCCCGCGGGTACGCGCTGGTGATCCTCCCCGCGACCTCGCGGCACGACGTGTGGTCCAACGTGGCCCTCGACGGCACCGTGGTCATCGACCCGGCGGAGGGCGACCCCGTCGTCAGCGAGATCGTCCGGCAGGGCATCCCCGTCGTCAGCGACGGCCGCCCCGGCGGCTCCCTGCCCGTCACCGCCTGGGTCGACAACGACCACCAGGCCGCCGTCCTCGACCTGCTCGACCACCTCGCCGAGGCCGGCGCCCGCCGCATCGGGCTGCTCACCGGCACGAGCACGGACACCTACACCCGGCTGTCCACCACCGCGTACCTCACCTGGTGCGAGCGCGTCGGACAGGATCCGGTGTACGAGTCCTACCCCGCCCACGACCCCCGTGCGGGCGCCGTCGCCGCCGACCGGCTGCTCGCCCGCCCGGACCGCCCGGACGCCGTCTACGGCCTCTTCGACCCCAACGGCACCGACCTCCTCGCCGCCACCCGCCGCTACGGCCTGCGGGTGCCCGACGACCTGATGCTCGTCTGCTGCAGCGAGTCCCCGGGCTACGCCTCCACCGACCCGCCCATCACCACGCTGTCCCTGAAGCCGCGCCGCATCGGCACCGCGGTCGTCCAGCTCCTGATCGACGCCATCGAGGGAGTCGACGCGGGCCGGCCCATCGAGCAGGTCATACCGACGGATCTGATCGTGCGGGCGTCCTCGCAGCGCCGCCCGCCGCGTACGGTCGTCAGCGCCCCGCGCCGCCCGGCGTAG
- the cydD gene encoding thiol reductant ABC exporter subunit CydD, translating to MKPVDPRLARYARATRLFLLATVALGAAGAGLVIAQAVLMAEIVVGAFEDGLSAADLRTPLLLLAAVAVGRAVVSWLTELAAHRSSAAVKSELRMRLLTEAVRIGGSRTPQGPGAAGPEKPGADGTEARAADGTAGDGLRTGELAALATRGIDALDAYFARYLPQLGLAVVVPAAVLARIVTDDWVSAAIIAGTLPLIPVFMMLIGWATQAATDRQWRTLSRLSAHFLDVVSGLPTLKVFGRAKAQADNIRTITADYRRATMRTLRIAFLSSFALELLATISVALVAVTIGMRLVHGELDLYTGLVVLILAPEAYLPLRQVGTHYHAAAEGLAAADRVFAILERGEPGETRTDATATATASATPTPTPHTRPRVGAPTDNACREACPDARHAGLVLDGLVVRHEGRAADSLPRTDLTLRPGETVALTGPSGGGKSTLLAALLGLVRPSSGRVLIGGRDLAELDLPSWHAQVSWVPQRPALFAGTIADNVRLPRPDATGAEVARALRAAAAGDLDPAAVLGEAGAGLSAGQRQRVALARAFLADRPVVLLDEPTAALDGDTEAAVTAAIARLARGRTVLLVAHRPALLGVADRVVRLGEGRMPVAAGTHAVRAGAAAPAARSVPEQGGESAYAEDSGSYEPEASPRGGSALRTTTARGRLALAALLGALALASAVGLMGVSGWLISRASEQPPVLYLMVAVTATRAFGIGRAVFRYAERLVSHDAVLRILADLRVAVYTRLERLAPAGLAPHRRGDLLTRLVADTDTLQDRYLRWLLPVSAAALVGAGSVGMAAVLLPEAAAVLAAGLLAAGVGVPLLAVATARRTEARLAPARAALATEVVDVLTGTAELAVAGALPRRLAALRDADRRLTRIAARSAAALALGAGLSALICGLTVVGAAAAGAQAVYEGRLPGVWLGVVVLGTLAAFEAVNGMPLALQQRARVRRSAARVDEILDAPPPAAAGTGRPPADPFPVTLSGVSARHPGQAGLALDGVDLALTRGRRVAVVGASGSGKTTLAHVLLRFLDPVAGAYRLGGAAESTALASEHRSSERRSPARALLSNAGTADALDCDPDAVRRLVGLCAQDAHLFDSTLRENLRLARTYATDDDLREALAAARLLDWVETLPLGLDTPVGEHGARLSGGQRQRLALARALLADFPVLVLDEPAEHLDLPTADALTADLLAATEGRTTLLITHRLTGLEAVDEIVVLERGRVVQRGTYAELADADGPFGRTLLRERAHPSPYPYETADGRGAPGTPGATDNPDFPHREPLITLGT from the coding sequence ATGAAGCCCGTCGACCCGCGCCTGGCCCGCTACGCCCGCGCCACCCGGCTGTTCCTGCTCGCCACGGTCGCGCTGGGCGCGGCCGGTGCGGGGCTGGTCATCGCGCAGGCGGTGCTGATGGCGGAGATCGTCGTCGGTGCCTTCGAGGACGGCCTGTCGGCCGCCGACCTGCGCACGCCGCTGCTGCTCCTCGCGGCGGTCGCCGTGGGGCGGGCGGTGGTGAGCTGGCTGACGGAGCTGGCCGCGCACCGGTCGAGTGCGGCGGTCAAGTCGGAGCTGCGGATGCGGCTGCTGACGGAGGCGGTACGGATCGGAGGATCCCGTACTCCGCAAGGGCCGGGCGCCGCCGGCCCCGAAAAGCCGGGCGCGGACGGCACGGAGGCGCGGGCCGCGGACGGCACCGCCGGGGACGGACTCCGTACCGGCGAACTCGCCGCCCTCGCCACCCGCGGCATCGACGCCCTGGACGCCTACTTCGCCCGCTACCTGCCCCAACTCGGCCTCGCCGTCGTCGTCCCCGCCGCCGTACTCGCGCGCATCGTCACCGACGACTGGGTCTCCGCCGCGATCATCGCCGGCACCCTGCCGCTGATCCCGGTCTTCATGATGCTCATCGGCTGGGCCACCCAGGCGGCCACCGACCGCCAGTGGCGCACCCTGTCGCGGCTCTCCGCCCACTTCCTCGACGTCGTCTCGGGCCTGCCGACGCTCAAGGTCTTCGGCCGCGCGAAGGCCCAGGCCGACAACATCCGCACCATCACCGCCGACTACCGGCGCGCGACGATGCGCACGCTGCGGATCGCCTTCCTGTCGTCGTTCGCGCTGGAGTTGCTGGCGACGATCTCGGTGGCGCTGGTCGCGGTCACCATCGGCATGCGGCTGGTCCACGGCGAACTGGACCTGTACACCGGCCTGGTCGTGCTCATCCTGGCCCCGGAGGCGTATCTGCCGCTGCGCCAGGTCGGCACGCACTACCACGCCGCGGCAGAGGGCCTGGCGGCGGCGGACAGGGTCTTCGCGATCCTGGAACGGGGCGAGCCCGGCGAAACCCGGACCGACGCAACCGCGACCGCAACTGCGAGCGCGACCCCCACCCCAACCCCGCACACCCGCCCAAGGGTAGGCGCCCCCACCGACAACGCCTGCCGGGAAGCCTGCCCGGACGCACGCCACGCCGGCCTCGTCCTCGACGGTCTCGTCGTACGGCACGAAGGCCGGGCCGCGGACTCCCTTCCGCGGACGGACCTCACCCTCCGCCCCGGCGAGACCGTGGCGCTCACCGGGCCCTCCGGCGGCGGCAAGTCGACGCTGCTCGCGGCGCTCCTGGGCCTCGTACGGCCCTCGTCCGGCCGAGTGCTCATCGGCGGGCGCGACCTCGCCGAACTGGACCTGCCGAGCTGGCACGCGCAAGTCTCCTGGGTACCGCAGCGGCCCGCGCTCTTCGCCGGCACCATCGCCGACAACGTCCGCCTCCCCCGCCCCGACGCCACCGGCGCCGAGGTCGCGCGGGCACTCCGCGCCGCCGCCGCCGGCGACCTCGACCCGGCCGCCGTCCTCGGCGAGGCGGGCGCGGGCCTCTCCGCCGGCCAGCGGCAACGGGTCGCGCTCGCACGGGCGTTCCTCGCCGACCGGCCCGTGGTCCTCCTCGACGAGCCGACCGCCGCCCTCGACGGCGACACCGAGGCCGCCGTGACCGCCGCGATCGCCCGGCTGGCCCGGGGCCGCACGGTGCTGCTCGTGGCGCACCGCCCGGCGCTGCTGGGGGTGGCGGACCGGGTGGTACGGCTGGGGGAGGGCCGTATGCCGGTGGCCGCAGGGACGCACGCGGTACGGGCCGGGGCGGCCGCGCCGGCAGCCCGTTCCGTACCGGAGCAGGGTGGCGAGAGTGCGTACGCGGAGGACAGCGGGTCGTACGAACCGGAGGCGTCGCCCCGGGGCGGCAGCGCGCTCCGTACCACCACCGCCCGCGGGCGGCTGGCGCTCGCCGCGCTGCTCGGCGCGCTGGCGCTCGCGTCCGCGGTGGGACTCATGGGCGTCTCGGGGTGGTTGATCTCCCGGGCCTCCGAACAGCCGCCGGTGCTTTACCTCATGGTCGCGGTGACGGCCACCCGCGCGTTCGGTATCGGGCGCGCCGTCTTCCGCTACGCCGAGCGCCTCGTCTCCCACGACGCCGTGCTACGGATCCTCGCGGACCTCCGCGTCGCCGTGTACACCCGGCTCGAACGCCTCGCCCCCGCCGGCCTCGCCCCGCACCGCCGCGGCGACCTGCTGACCCGGCTCGTCGCGGACACCGACACGCTCCAGGACCGCTACCTGCGCTGGCTGCTGCCGGTCTCCGCCGCCGCGCTGGTCGGCGCGGGGTCCGTGGGGATGGCGGCCGTGCTGCTGCCCGAGGCGGCCGCCGTGCTCGCGGCCGGGCTGCTGGCGGCGGGCGTCGGGGTGCCGCTGCTGGCCGTGGCGACGGCCCGGCGGACGGAGGCCCGGCTCGCGCCGGCGCGGGCGGCGCTCGCGACGGAGGTCGTCGACGTCCTCACCGGCACGGCGGAACTCGCCGTCGCCGGCGCCCTGCCCCGCCGTCTCGCCGCACTCCGCGACGCCGACCGCCGGCTGACCCGTATCGCCGCCCGCAGCGCCGCGGCGCTCGCCCTGGGCGCGGGGCTGTCGGCGCTGATCTGCGGGCTGACGGTGGTGGGGGCGGCGGCGGCCGGGGCGCAGGCGGTGTACGAGGGGCGGCTGCCCGGCGTGTGGCTGGGGGTGGTGGTGCTGGGGACCCTCGCGGCGTTCGAGGCGGTGAACGGGATGCCGCTGGCGCTGCAGCAGCGGGCCCGGGTGCGGCGGAGCGCGGCGCGCGTGGACGAGATCCTGGACGCGCCGCCGCCGGCCGCGGCGGGTACGGGGCGGCCGCCTGCGGATCCGTTCCCGGTGACGCTGTCGGGGGTGTCGGCGCGGCATCCGGGGCAGGCCGGGCTCGCGCTGGACGGGGTGGATCTGGCGCTCACGCGGGGGCGGCGGGTCGCGGTGGTGGGTGCGTCGGGGTCGGGGAAGACGACGCTGGCGCACGTGCTGCTGCGGTTCCTGGATCCGGTGGCGGGTGCGTACCGGCTGGGCGGGGCGGCGGAGAGCACCGCTCTCGCTTCGGAGCACCGCTCCTCAGAGCGCCGCTCTCCCGCGAGAGCACTGCTCTCCAACGCGGGCACCGCCGACGCCCTCGACTGCGACCCCGACGCCGTACGCCGCCTCGTCGGCCTCTGCGCCCAGGACGCCCACCTCTTCGACAGCACCCTGCGCGAGAACCTGCGCCTCGCCCGCACCTACGCCACCGACGACGACCTGCGCGAAGCCCTCGCCGCCGCCCGCCTCCTCGACTGGGTCGAGACCCTGCCGCTCGGCCTCGACACCCCGGTCGGCGAACACGGCGCCCGGCTCTCCGGCGGCCAGCGCCAGCGCCTCGCCCTGGCCCGCGCGCTCCTCGCCGACTTCCCCGTGCTCGTCCTCGACGAGCCCGCCGAGCACCTCG
- the cydB gene encoding cytochrome d ubiquinol oxidase subunit II: MELHTVWFILIAVLWTGYFFLEGFDFGVGVLTRVLARDRAERRVLINTIGPVWDGNEVWLLTAGGATFAAFPDWYATLFSGFYLPLLLILVCLIVRGVAFEYRAKRAEEHWQRNWELAIFWASLLPAFLWGVAFANIVRGVQIGPDKEYAGDVFDLLNPFALLGGLVTLFLFTFHGAVFTALKTVGDIRMRARRLATVLGTATAALALGFLLWLQADTGDGRSLVTLIVAVAALFCAIGAVAAGREGWSFLYSGVTIVATVATLFLALYPDVMPSSLNPAWSLTAENASSTPYTLKIMTWCAGIATPVVLMYQGWTYWVFRKRIGTQHIAPEAHAAVAAGGAGTDGPAAGGAGTDRAGTDGTGTGGTGTGGAGR, encoded by the coding sequence ATGGAACTGCACACTGTCTGGTTCATCCTGATCGCCGTCCTGTGGACCGGCTACTTCTTCCTGGAGGGCTTCGACTTCGGCGTCGGCGTCCTGACCCGGGTGCTGGCCCGCGACCGCGCCGAGCGGCGCGTGCTCATCAACACCATCGGCCCCGTCTGGGACGGCAACGAGGTCTGGCTGCTCACCGCGGGCGGCGCCACCTTCGCCGCCTTCCCCGACTGGTACGCCACCCTCTTCTCCGGCTTCTACCTGCCCCTGCTCCTCATCCTCGTCTGCCTCATCGTCCGCGGCGTGGCCTTCGAGTACCGGGCCAAGCGCGCCGAGGAGCACTGGCAGCGCAACTGGGAACTCGCCATCTTCTGGGCCTCCCTGCTGCCCGCGTTCCTGTGGGGTGTGGCGTTCGCCAACATCGTGCGCGGGGTGCAGATCGGCCCCGACAAGGAGTACGCCGGCGACGTCTTCGACCTGCTCAACCCCTTCGCGCTGCTCGGCGGGCTGGTCACGCTCTTCCTCTTCACCTTCCACGGCGCGGTGTTCACGGCGCTGAAGACCGTCGGCGACATCCGGATGCGGGCGCGCCGGCTGGCCACCGTCCTCGGTACGGCGACCGCCGCGCTGGCGCTCGGCTTCCTGCTGTGGCTCCAGGCGGACACCGGCGACGGGCGGAGCCTGGTGACGCTGATCGTGGCGGTGGCGGCGCTGTTCTGCGCGATCGGCGCGGTGGCGGCGGGCCGGGAGGGATGGTCGTTCCTCTACTCCGGGGTGACGATCGTGGCCACGGTCGCGACGCTGTTCCTGGCGCTGTACCCGGACGTGATGCCGTCGAGCCTGAACCCGGCGTGGAGCCTGACGGCGGAGAACGCCTCGTCGACGCCGTACACGTTGAAGATCATGACGTGGTGCGCGGGGATCGCGACACCGGTCGTGCTGATGTACCAGGGGTGGACGTACTGGGTGTTCCGCAAGCGCATCGGTACGCAGCACATCGCACCGGAGGCGCACGCGGCGGTCGCCGCGGGCGGTGCGGGTACGGACGGTCCTGCCGCGGGCGGGGCGGGTACGGACCGTGCGGGTACGGACGGCACGGGGACCGGCGGGACGGGAACCGGCGGGGCGGGCCGGTGA
- the hisC gene encoding histidinol-phosphate transaminase encodes MRAALAGIPTYKPGKPAAARSGSGGSAGAGPGAAAYKLSSNENPYPPLPGVLEAAVAAAGSFNRYPDMACAALTAELAERLGVPPGHIATGTGSVGVAQQLLQATAGPGDEVIYAWRSFEAYPIITQISGARSVQVPLTAEERHDLDAMADAVTNATRLIFVCTPNNPTGTAVRRGELERFLDRVPEDVLVVLDEAYCQFVRDDGVDGGIPDGLEIYRDRPNVCVLRTFSKAYGLAGLRVGFAVAHEPVAAALRKTAVPFGVSQIAQEAAIASLRSEDALLERVEALVGERTRVREGLLAQGWTVPETHANFVWLRLGERSMDFAAACEAAGAVVRPFAGDGVRASVGEREANDILLAVAEEFRKEL; translated from the coding sequence CTGCGGGCCGCGCTGGCGGGCATTCCGACGTACAAGCCGGGGAAGCCGGCGGCGGCGCGATCGGGGTCCGGGGGCTCCGCGGGTGCGGGGCCGGGGGCGGCGGCGTACAAGCTCTCCTCGAACGAGAACCCCTACCCGCCGCTGCCCGGCGTGCTGGAGGCGGCGGTCGCGGCGGCCGGGAGCTTCAACCGCTACCCCGACATGGCGTGCGCCGCGCTCACCGCGGAACTCGCCGAACGCCTCGGCGTGCCGCCCGGGCACATCGCCACGGGCACCGGTTCCGTGGGCGTGGCACAGCAGTTGCTGCAGGCGACGGCCGGTCCCGGGGACGAGGTGATCTACGCCTGGCGGTCGTTCGAGGCGTACCCGATCATCACGCAGATCTCGGGCGCGCGGTCGGTGCAGGTTCCGCTGACGGCGGAGGAGCGGCACGACCTGGACGCGATGGCGGACGCGGTGACGAACGCCACCCGGCTGATCTTCGTCTGCACGCCGAACAACCCGACGGGCACGGCGGTGCGCCGCGGGGAGCTGGAGCGGTTCCTCGACCGGGTGCCGGAGGACGTGCTGGTGGTGCTGGACGAGGCGTACTGCCAGTTCGTCCGGGACGACGGCGTGGACGGAGGCATCCCGGACGGGCTGGAAATCTACCGGGACCGGCCGAACGTGTGCGTGCTGCGCACCTTCAGCAAGGCGTACGGTCTTGCGGGCCTGCGGGTCGGCTTCGCGGTGGCGCACGAGCCGGTGGCGGCGGCGCTGCGGAAGACGGCGGTGCCGTTCGGGGTGAGCCAGATCGCGCAGGAGGCGGCGATCGCGTCGCTGCGGAGCGAGGACGCACTGCTGGAGCGGGTGGAGGCGCTGGTCGGGGAGCGCACGCGGGTGCGGGAGGGGCTGCTGGCGCAGGGCTGGACGGTGCCGGAGACGCACGCGAACTTCGTCTGGCTGCGGCTGGGGGAGCGGAGCATGGACTTCGCGGCGGCGTGCGAGGCGGCGGGCGCGGTGGTCCGGCCGTTCGCGGGCGACGGCGTCCGGGCGTCGGTGGGCGAACGCGAGGCGAACGACATCCTGCTGGCGGTGGCGGAGGAGTTCCGGAAGGAGCTGTAG
- a CDS encoding HAD family hydrolase: MSRLHIFDMDGTLLHGSSANIELARQLDLVAEFQALDAAFGSGEIDTYDYAEHAHGMWSSLTPEILGRAFAGAPWLAGIREVWADITDRGEHCAVISLAPGFFVERLLEWGVHAAHGSRFPALPFREPVDMAGILGPPDKVRIADLLCAEYGLTRADCVAYGDSMSDTDLFAVVPRSVAVNADHHVSGLASHAYSGRDLREAYALTRTGGVTGR, translated from the coding sequence ATGTCCCGGCTGCACATCTTCGACATGGACGGCACCCTGCTGCACGGCTCCTCCGCGAACATCGAGCTGGCGCGGCAACTGGACCTGGTCGCGGAGTTCCAGGCGCTGGACGCGGCGTTCGGCTCCGGCGAGATCGACACGTACGACTACGCCGAGCACGCCCACGGCATGTGGAGCAGCCTCACGCCCGAGATCCTGGGCCGCGCGTTCGCGGGCGCGCCGTGGCTCGCGGGGATCCGCGAGGTATGGGCGGACATCACCGACCGCGGGGAGCACTGCGCGGTCATCTCCCTGGCGCCCGGGTTCTTCGTCGAACGGCTGCTGGAGTGGGGGGTGCACGCGGCGCACGGGTCGCGGTTCCCGGCGCTGCCGTTCCGCGAGCCGGTCGACATGGCGGGCATCCTGGGGCCGCCCGACAAGGTGCGGATCGCGGATCTGCTCTGCGCGGAGTACGGGTTGACGCGGGCGGACTGCGTGGCGTACGGGGACTCCATGTCGGACACCGACCTCTTCGCGGTGGTGCCGCGGTCGGTCGCTGTCAACGCCGACCATCATGTGAGCGGCCTCGCCTCGCACGCGTACAGCGGCCGGGACCTGCGGGAGGCGTACGCGCTGACGCGTACCGGCGGGGTGACGGGCCGCTAG
- a CDS encoding cytochrome ubiquinol oxidase subunit I, protein MDLALAPETLARWQFGITTVYHFLFVPLTISLSSLVAGLQTAWVRTGNEKYLRATKFWGKLFLINIAMGVVTGILQEFQFGMNWSDYSRFVGDVFGAPLAFEALIAFFFESTFIGLWIFGWDRLPQKIHLACIWMVAVGTVLSAYFILAANSWMQHPVGYRINEESGRAELTDFWHVLTQNTAVAQFSHTVTAAFLTGGAFVAGIAAYHLMRGRHVAVMRSSLRLGLMTMVVAGLLTAFTGDRLGKIMYEQQPMKMASAEALWETEAPAPFSLFAIGDVEKGHNRVAIEVPGVLSFLAHDNFSDEVPGINPTNEELRDKYDDKFGLGDYRPNIPVAYWSFRWMIGFGMSSLALGALGLWLTRRRFWLAGRLRTGEDDVPRLALTKDRELSPRLGNWYWRLALYTLLFPLIANAWGWIFTETGRQPWVVYGVLPTSSAVSPGVSQGEVITSLSVYTLLYAALAVIEAKLMIKYVKAGPPELTDSDRNPPTKIGGHHHEDSDRPMAFSY, encoded by the coding sequence GTGGATCTGGCACTCGCCCCGGAGACCCTGGCGCGCTGGCAGTTCGGCATCACCACCGTCTACCACTTCCTCTTCGTCCCCCTGACGATCTCCCTCTCCTCCCTCGTCGCCGGACTGCAGACGGCCTGGGTGCGCACCGGCAACGAGAAGTACCTCAGGGCGACCAAGTTCTGGGGCAAGCTCTTCCTCATCAACATCGCCATGGGCGTGGTGACCGGCATCCTGCAGGAGTTCCAGTTCGGTATGAACTGGTCCGACTACTCCCGCTTCGTCGGCGACGTCTTCGGCGCCCCCCTCGCCTTCGAAGCCCTCATCGCCTTCTTCTTCGAGTCCACCTTCATCGGCCTCTGGATCTTCGGCTGGGACCGCCTGCCGCAGAAGATCCACCTCGCCTGCATCTGGATGGTCGCGGTCGGCACCGTGCTCTCCGCCTACTTCATCCTCGCCGCCAACTCCTGGATGCAGCACCCCGTCGGCTACCGCATAAACGAGGAGTCCGGCCGCGCCGAGCTGACCGACTTCTGGCACGTACTCACCCAGAACACCGCCGTCGCGCAGTTCTCCCACACCGTCACCGCGGCCTTCCTCACCGGCGGCGCGTTCGTCGCCGGCATCGCCGCGTACCACCTGATGCGCGGCCGGCACGTCGCCGTCATGCGCAGCTCGCTGCGGCTGGGCCTGATGACGATGGTCGTCGCCGGGCTGCTGACCGCGTTCACCGGCGACCGGCTCGGCAAGATCATGTACGAGCAGCAGCCGATGAAGATGGCCTCCGCCGAGGCCCTCTGGGAGACCGAGGCGCCCGCGCCCTTCTCCCTCTTCGCCATCGGCGACGTCGAAAAGGGCCACAACAGGGTCGCCATAGAGGTCCCCGGCGTGCTGTCGTTCCTCGCCCACGACAACTTCTCCGACGAGGTCCCCGGCATCAACCCCACGAACGAGGAGCTCAGGGACAAGTACGACGACAAGTTCGGCCTCGGCGACTACCGGCCCAACATCCCCGTCGCGTACTGGAGTTTCCGCTGGATGATCGGCTTCGGGATGTCCTCCCTCGCCCTCGGTGCCCTCGGACTCTGGCTCACCCGCCGCCGCTTCTGGCTCGCCGGCCGGCTCCGTACCGGCGAGGACGACGTCCCCAGACTCGCCCTCACCAAGGACCGCGAGCTCAGCCCCCGCCTCGGCAACTGGTACTGGCGCCTCGCCCTCTACACCCTCCTCTTCCCGCTCATCGCCAACGCCTGGGGCTGGATCTTCACCGAGACGGGCCGCCAGCCCTGGGTCGTCTACGGCGTCCTGCCCACCTCCTCCGCCGTCTCCCCCGGCGTCTCGCAGGGCGAGGTCATCACCTCGCTGAGCGTCTACACCCTCCTCTACGCGGCCCTCGCCGTCATCGAGGCCAAGCTGATGATCAAGTACGTGAAGGCGGGACCCCCCGAACTCACCGACTCCGACCGCAACCCGCCGACGAAGATCGGCGGCCACCACCACGAAGACTCCGACCGGCCCATGGCCTTCTCGTACTGA
- a CDS encoding metallophosphoesterase, with the protein MQQGAGQTPGLRTTAGVPAGAAPPVPAAPAAGDAFGHADDGYTPTQADLPVIRRGESGGYGPLYVVGDVHGYLDELRAALRAQGIIDEADRWIAGNTRVWFLGDFTDRGPDGIGVIDLVMRLSAEAAAAGGYCKALMGNHELLLLGAKRFGDTPVNSGAGTASFQAAWLLNGGQRTDMERLEDVHLQWMARLDAIHEEDDHLLVHSDTTAYLDYGDSIEGVNDTIHDILARSDADEVWDLFRKFTKRFAFRDEETGPSAVRELLGRYGGERLVHGHSPIPYLLGEVPSEDTDPEERGASVQGPHIYADDLAIAMDGGVTMAGKLLVVRLPLVGR; encoded by the coding sequence ATGCAACAGGGGGCCGGTCAGACGCCGGGGCTGCGGACCACGGCTGGGGTGCCCGCCGGGGCGGCGCCTCCCGTCCCCGCGGCACCGGCCGCCGGTGACGCCTTCGGGCACGCCGACGACGGGTACACCCCGACCCAGGCCGACCTGCCGGTGATCAGGCGCGGCGAGAGCGGCGGCTACGGCCCGCTGTACGTCGTCGGCGACGTCCACGGCTATCTCGACGAGCTGCGCGCCGCCCTGCGCGCCCAGGGCATCATCGACGAGGCCGACCGCTGGATCGCCGGGAACACCCGCGTGTGGTTCCTCGGCGACTTCACCGACCGCGGCCCCGACGGCATCGGCGTCATCGACCTCGTCATGCGGCTGTCCGCCGAGGCCGCGGCCGCCGGCGGCTACTGCAAGGCGCTCATGGGCAACCACGAGCTGCTGCTGCTCGGCGCCAAGCGCTTCGGCGACACGCCGGTCAACTCCGGTGCCGGCACCGCCTCCTTCCAGGCCGCCTGGCTCCTCAACGGCGGCCAGCGCACCGACATGGAGCGGCTGGAGGACGTCCACCTGCAGTGGATGGCGCGCCTCGACGCCATCCACGAGGAGGACGACCACCTCCTGGTGCACTCCGACACCACCGCGTACCTCGACTACGGCGACTCCATCGAGGGCGTCAACGACACCATCCACGACATCCTGGCCCGCTCGGACGCGGACGAGGTATGGGATCTCTTCCGCAAGTTCACCAAGCGTTTCGCCTTCCGTGACGAGGAGACGGGACCCTCGGCGGTACGGGAACTGCTGGGCCGGTACGGCGGCGAGCGGCTGGTGCACGGGCACAGCCCGATCCCGTATCTGCTCGGGGAAGTGCCCAGCGAGGACACCGATCCCGAGGAGCGCGGCGCCTCCGTGCAGGGGCCGCACATCTACGCAGACGACCTGGCCATCGCCATGGACGGGGGGGTCACCATGGCCGGAAAACTGCTTGTCGTGCGACTTCCGCTGGTCGGGCGGTAG